A window of the Bacteroides thetaiotaomicron VPI-5482 genome harbors these coding sequences:
- a CDS encoding SusC/RagA family TonB-linked outer membrane protein — MGEDTQTLDEVVVTALGIKREQKALSYNVQQVKGEALTAVKDANFINSLAGKVAGVQISSGATGAGGATRVVMRGMKSLTKNNNALYVIDGVPMFNTGSSGGDGQYGSMGGSDAVADLNPDDIESISMMTGPSAAALYGSAAANGVVLVNTKKGKKEKISLTVSNSTTFSKAYIMPEMQNRYGTSSGLFSWGDLTDKRYDPKDFFNTGSNIINSITLSTGSDKNQTYFSASTTNSDGILPNNSYNRYNFTARNTTNFLNDKLTLDIGAQYIIQNNTNMVSQGQYYNPLPALYLFPRGDNFDEIRLYERYDTNYGFMKQYWPYGDGGLSLQNPYWTQNRIRRTSDKKRYMLNASLKWKVTDWLNITGRVNLDNSDYRNKTEKYASTLATFCSVNGGFEDAMRQERSLYTDLMATVDKTFGDFRLNTNIGMSLYHTSMQTIGFAGDLIIPNFFALNNINYAANYKPLPDGYDDEVQSIFANVELGWRSQLYLTLTGRNDWDSKLAFSNQSSYFYPSVGLSAVLTEMFTLPKIISYAKVRGSYTVVASSFDRYLTNPGYEYNSQTHNWANPTVYPMDNLKPEKTKSWEIGLNLKFWENRFNLDATYYRSNTLNQTFKVDIPSSSGYNKAIVQTGNVQNQGIELALGFTDEWAGFRWASNATFTLNRNKVKRLAGGSTNPVTGELIDMPNMPVGWLGKENVAPRVILTEGGTMTDIYVYNELTKDNNGNIKVDAQTGGLSMHTAETPTKVGNLNANYNLGWTNNFTYKGINLGVVLSARVGGLAYSATQGVLDYYGVSSITANARDNKGVPMNNGKVDTQKYYQTIGTGEGGYGRYYLYSATNVRLQELSLSYTLPKKWLNNVANVTFGLVGRNLWMIYCKAPFDPELSASTSSNYYMNVDYFMQPSMRNIGFNVKVQF; from the coding sequence ATGGGTGAAGACACGCAAACCTTGGACGAAGTAGTAGTTACTGCGTTGGGTATCAAACGTGAACAAAAAGCGTTGAGTTATAATGTACAGCAAGTAAAGGGAGAAGCTTTAACAGCGGTGAAAGATGCCAACTTTATCAATTCGCTTGCAGGTAAAGTAGCCGGTGTGCAGATAAGCAGCGGTGCTACAGGTGCCGGTGGTGCTACACGTGTTGTAATGCGTGGTATGAAGTCATTGACCAAGAATAACAATGCTTTATATGTGATTGACGGTGTACCTATGTTTAACACCGGTTCAAGTGGTGGTGATGGTCAGTACGGATCAATGGGTGGTTCTGATGCAGTAGCAGACTTAAACCCGGACGATATAGAAAGTATAAGTATGATGACCGGACCGTCAGCTGCTGCCCTTTATGGCTCTGCCGCAGCCAATGGAGTAGTCCTGGTTAACACAAAGAAAGGGAAAAAAGAAAAGATATCACTTACTGTTTCCAATAGTACGACCTTCTCCAAGGCATATATTATGCCTGAGATGCAGAACAGATACGGAACAAGTTCAGGCTTGTTCAGCTGGGGAGATCTGACAGATAAAAGATATGATCCGAAAGACTTCTTCAATACCGGTAGTAATATCATAAACTCCATTACATTATCGACAGGAAGCGATAAAAATCAGACTTACTTCTCAGCTTCCACGACAAATTCAGATGGTATTTTACCAAATAACAGCTACAACCGCTATAACTTTACCGCACGCAATACAACTAACTTCCTGAATGATAAGCTGACACTGGATATCGGTGCGCAATATATCATACAGAATAATACCAATATGGTATCTCAGGGACAATATTACAATCCCCTACCCGCTTTGTATCTGTTTCCACGCGGAGATAATTTTGATGAAATCCGCCTGTACGAACGTTACGATACAAATTACGGATTTATGAAACAATACTGGCCTTATGGCGACGGCGGACTGTCTTTGCAGAATCCTTACTGGACTCAAAACCGCATCAGACGTACCTCTGACAAAAAACGCTATATGCTGAATGCCTCTCTGAAATGGAAAGTTACAGACTGGTTAAATATCACCGGACGTGTCAATTTGGACAACTCGGATTATCGTAACAAAACAGAAAAATACGCTTCAACACTTGCCACTTTCTGCTCTGTCAATGGTGGTTTTGAAGATGCTATGCGTCAGGAACGTTCTTTATATACCGATTTAATGGCTACTGTTGATAAAACATTCGGAGATTTCCGTCTGAATACCAATATAGGTATGTCACTTTATCACACTTCCATGCAGACAATCGGCTTTGCTGGTGACCTAATTATACCTAACTTCTTTGCACTGAATAATATTAATTACGCTGCAAACTATAAACCACTACCGGACGGATACGATGACGAAGTACAAAGTATATTCGCTAATGTCGAATTAGGATGGAGAAGTCAACTTTACCTCACGTTGACCGGACGTAATGACTGGGATTCCAAACTGGCTTTCTCCAATCAGTCTTCATATTTCTACCCTTCTGTCGGCTTATCGGCTGTACTGACGGAAATGTTCACTCTGCCTAAAATCATATCTTATGCAAAAGTACGTGGTTCTTACACAGTTGTAGCCTCTTCTTTCGACCGTTACCTGACTAACCCGGGATATGAATATAACAGCCAGACTCACAACTGGGCAAACCCGACAGTTTACCCGATGGACAATCTGAAACCGGAGAAAACCAAATCATGGGAAATCGGTCTGAACTTGAAGTTCTGGGAAAACCGCTTCAATCTGGACGCAACCTATTATCGTTCCAATACTTTAAACCAGACATTTAAAGTAGATATTCCCTCTTCCTCCGGATATAATAAGGCAATCGTTCAGACTGGTAATGTACAAAACCAGGGAATCGAACTGGCGCTCGGCTTCACCGACGAATGGGCAGGATTCAGATGGGCATCAAATGCTACTTTCACTCTGAACCGCAACAAGGTAAAACGTCTGGCAGGCGGTAGCACCAACCCTGTAACGGGCGAACTGATCGATATGCCAAACATGCCTGTAGGATGGCTTGGTAAAGAGAATGTAGCTCCCCGAGTAATCTTGACAGAAGGAGGTACAATGACCGACATATACGTGTACAATGAATTAACCAAAGATAATAACGGAAATATAAAAGTGGATGCTCAAACCGGAGGACTTAGTATGCATACGGCAGAGACTCCTACCAAAGTCGGAAATTTGAACGCTAACTATAATTTAGGCTGGACCAACAATTTCACTTACAAAGGAATCAATCTGGGAGTCGTACTTTCCGCACGTGTAGGTGGTCTGGCATACTCAGCCACGCAAGGTGTTCTGGACTACTATGGCGTATCAAGTATCACGGCAAATGCACGTGACAATAAAGGTGTACCAATGAATAACGGAAAAGTAGATACACAGAAATACTATCAGACCATCGGTACCGGTGAAGGCGGTTACGGAAGATACTATTTATACAGTGCCACCAATGTCCGTCTTCAGGAACTCAGTCTTAGCTATACACTTCCCAAGAAATGGCTGAACAATGTAGCCAATGTAACCTTCGGGCTTGTAGGACGCAACCTGTGGATGATCTATTGCAAAGCACCGTTTGACCCTGAATTGTCTGCTTCTACATCCAGTAACTACTATATGAATGTGGACTACTTCATGCAACCGAGCATGCGCAATATAGGATTTAATGTAAAAGTACAATTCTAA
- a CDS encoding SusD/RagB family nutrient-binding outer membrane lipoprotein, producing the protein MKKYLRNITVGTALVLVAGSCTGNFEEYNTNQFQIHEADPSTLMKSMIETIVNIQQNDSQMMDQMVGQLGGYLTCANVWSGTNFGTFNQSDAWNAGPWNTNFEKIYGNFFQIQEATNESGHYYAFARMIRAITMLRVADCYGPMPYSQVKKGNFYVAYDTEEQVYKNIMEDFASAANVLYNYYKDTNGNAPLASNDPVFSGNYANWARLANSMRLRVAIRISTAYPEMAKENAEAAASHEAGLIEANNDNAMMDCGSQTNPYQLAAVSWGDLRVNANIVDYMNGYGDPRMSKYFNHSTFTGHTQEYVGMRSGEDGFAKSDVAGYSIPAITGTSKLLVFCAAETAFLRAEGKLKNWSVGNKSAKEYYEEGIKLSMEQYGTTMPDNYLTNTEKPTVSHNNDPRGHAYTISNTVAVAWNDNNEEENLQRIITQKWIANYPLGLEAWAEYRRTGYPELYPCIDNLSPSGVDSKRGMRRLRFPYTEVQNNHSNYQQGVSYLKNGGPDNEATDLSWGKTN; encoded by the coding sequence ATGAAGAAATATCTAAGAAATATAACAGTCGGTACTGCTTTGGTATTAGTTGCCGGGAGTTGTACCGGTAATTTTGAAGAATACAACACCAATCAATTCCAGATTCATGAAGCTGACCCTTCTACTTTGATGAAGTCAATGATTGAGACGATTGTAAACATTCAACAGAATGACTCGCAGATGATGGATCAGATGGTCGGTCAGTTAGGAGGCTATCTGACATGTGCGAATGTATGGAGCGGCACTAACTTCGGCACATTCAATCAAAGTGATGCCTGGAATGCAGGTCCCTGGAATACTAATTTCGAGAAAATATACGGTAATTTCTTCCAGATACAGGAAGCAACTAATGAAAGCGGGCACTATTATGCTTTTGCACGTATGATACGGGCCATAACCATGCTGCGTGTTGCCGATTGTTACGGTCCGATGCCCTACAGTCAAGTGAAAAAAGGTAACTTCTATGTAGCTTATGACACAGAAGAACAAGTCTATAAGAATATAATGGAAGATTTTGCAAGCGCTGCCAACGTACTCTATAACTATTACAAAGATACCAATGGTAACGCACCGCTCGCCAGCAACGACCCTGTATTCAGCGGCAATTATGCCAACTGGGCAAGACTCGCAAATTCCATGCGACTGAGGGTGGCTATCCGCATCAGTACAGCATATCCGGAGATGGCAAAAGAAAATGCGGAAGCTGCCGCATCTCATGAAGCCGGACTGATCGAAGCAAATAATGACAATGCCATGATGGATTGCGGCTCGCAGACAAACCCTTACCAATTGGCAGCTGTAAGCTGGGGTGATTTGCGTGTCAATGCCAATATCGTTGATTACATGAACGGATACGGTGATCCGCGTATGTCTAAATACTTCAACCATTCAACATTCACTGGTCACACTCAGGAATATGTAGGCATGCGCTCCGGAGAAGATGGTTTTGCCAAAAGTGACGTTGCAGGTTATTCCATACCGGCCATCACAGGAACTTCAAAGCTATTGGTATTCTGCGCTGCTGAAACAGCATTCCTCCGTGCGGAAGGCAAACTGAAGAACTGGTCTGTCGGCAATAAATCGGCTAAAGAGTACTATGAAGAAGGAATCAAACTCTCCATGGAACAGTACGGCACAACAATGCCTGACAATTATCTGACAAATACCGAAAAACCGACAGTATCACATAATAATGATCCCAGAGGCCATGCATATACCATCTCCAACACCGTTGCCGTTGCATGGAATGACAACAATGAAGAAGAAAATCTTCAGCGTATCATTACTCAGAAATGGATAGCCAACTATCCGTTGGGACTGGAAGCATGGGCTGAATATCGCCGTACCGGTTATCCGGAACTCTATCCTTGCATCGACAATCTGTCTCCATCAGGAGTAGACAGCAAGCGTGGTATGCGTCGTCTGAGATTCCCTTACACGGAAGTACAGAACAACCATTCCAATTATCAGCAAGGTGTTTCGTATCTGAAAAATGGTGGTCCGGATAATGAAGCCACAGATTTGTCGTGGGGAAAAACTAATTAA
- a CDS encoding glycoside hydrolase family 18 has product MKKNYLLYFLLLALSTPIWVSCNDWTESEAKDYFEGPSEEYYAALRAYKKSDHPKAFGWFGNWTGEGASLVNSMAGIPDSVDVVSIWGNWSNITEAQKKDLKFCQEVKGTRFTMCFIITSVGTQITPQHIYDNWESMGFASQQEAVNDFWGWPSDESDKEAVEASIRKYANAIADTINKYGYDGFDIDYEPNYGNKGNIVDDDDRMFIFVDELGKHFGPKSGTGKLLIIDGEPQSIKNRPDVGPYFDYFIIQAYKPGNDNNLDKRLIDGGVAGPGLVQTYGSVMSEEQITKMTIMTENFEAVDAAMDGGYPYTDRYGNSMKSLEGMARWQPKNGFRKGGVGSYHMEAEYPTNPEYKNLRKAIQIMNPSTKPLIKY; this is encoded by the coding sequence ATGAAAAAGAATTATTTACTATATTTTTTATTGTTAGCGTTGAGCACCCCAATATGGGTGAGCTGTAATGACTGGACAGAATCAGAAGCAAAAGATTACTTCGAAGGTCCTTCAGAAGAATACTATGCAGCCCTGCGCGCATATAAAAAGTCTGATCATCCCAAAGCTTTCGGATGGTTCGGCAACTGGACAGGCGAAGGCGCTTCATTAGTAAACAGCATGGCAGGAATCCCGGATAGCGTGGATGTCGTTTCCATCTGGGGGAATTGGTCGAATATTACAGAAGCGCAAAAGAAGGATCTCAAGTTCTGTCAAGAAGTAAAAGGAACTCGCTTCACCATGTGCTTTATCATCACTTCGGTAGGTACACAGATCACTCCACAACATATATATGACAATTGGGAGTCAATGGGATTCGCAAGCCAACAGGAAGCTGTTAATGATTTCTGGGGCTGGCCTTCGGACGAGTCTGATAAAGAAGCCGTCGAAGCATCTATCCGCAAATATGCAAATGCTATCGCTGATACGATCAACAAATACGGCTATGACGGATTCGATATCGACTACGAACCAAACTATGGTAATAAAGGTAACATTGTGGACGACGATGACAGAATGTTCATATTCGTAGACGAACTTGGCAAACACTTCGGTCCTAAATCGGGAACCGGCAAGTTATTGATCATTGACGGCGAACCGCAAAGTATAAAGAACAGACCCGATGTAGGCCCTTACTTTGATTACTTTATCATTCAGGCCTATAAACCCGGTAATGACAACAATCTGGACAAACGTCTGATAGACGGTGGTGTAGCAGGTCCGGGACTCGTTCAGACTTACGGTAGCGTAATGTCCGAAGAGCAAATCACAAAGATGACCATCATGACCGAAAACTTTGAGGCTGTAGATGCTGCTATGGATGGCGGATATCCTTATACCGACCGTTATGGCAACAGCATGAAATCTTTGGAAGGAATGGCACGCTGGCAACCGAAAAATGGTTTCCGTAAAGGCGGAGTAGGAAGCTATCATATGGAAGCAGAGTATCCGACAAATCCGGAATACAAGAATCTACGCAAAGCTATCCAGATTATGAATCCTTCTACCAAACCGTTAATTAAATATTAA
- a CDS encoding DUF1735 and LamG domain-containing protein — MKQIKNIRNFLLISLIAGGTWIGCDDANYSTLDTHVFFEEALTATSTKVTVMGSGETNVTLNAHISNTQQKDNSYSLAIDQAALDAYNKANGTNYIALPETHYTLPDNITIKAGAYNADPISIHIKAFSEEMNASGESYALPVRLVAKQGSIDVMPVTGSLVILANSIMEFSAPQFVGSTELVAKKFSEAPETYNEFTVEVRFQVSNTANRNRAVFSTSGSDGKSLLLRFEDPQSDNSDHKAHSLVQIQTHETYLNPTYSFEPNKWQHLAVTYNGSKYRIYINGKDGGSKDVAGGPCIFGNMSWFSGGSWWSGCKILVSEARIWSVCRSEIQIQNNMTITSPKSPGLEAYWRFNEGKGNVFEDATGKGHTITTTVTPVWIDKILSTDEATPWK; from the coding sequence ATGAAACAGATTAAAAACATAAGAAACTTCTTGTTGATATCGCTTATCGCAGGCGGTACATGGATCGGCTGTGACGATGCGAATTATAGTACATTGGACACGCACGTCTTCTTCGAAGAAGCTTTAACTGCAACAAGCACCAAAGTGACTGTTATGGGCAGCGGTGAAACCAATGTCACACTGAACGCGCATATCAGCAATACACAACAGAAAGACAACAGCTATAGTCTGGCAATAGATCAGGCTGCTCTTGACGCATACAACAAGGCTAATGGTACAAACTACATCGCATTGCCGGAAACCCATTACACCCTTCCGGACAATATTACGATTAAGGCAGGTGCTTATAATGCAGATCCTATTTCCATACATATCAAAGCATTCTCCGAGGAAATGAATGCATCCGGTGAATCATATGCTTTACCCGTACGCCTGGTAGCCAAACAAGGTAGTATTGATGTAATGCCTGTTACCGGCAGCTTGGTGATTCTTGCCAATAGTATCATGGAATTTTCCGCCCCGCAATTTGTCGGAAGTACAGAACTCGTAGCCAAGAAATTCTCTGAAGCTCCTGAAACCTACAACGAGTTTACTGTCGAAGTTCGTTTCCAGGTAAGCAATACTGCCAATCGTAACCGTGCAGTATTCAGCACATCCGGCAGCGACGGCAAGAGCTTGTTATTGCGTTTCGAAGATCCGCAAAGCGACAATAGTGACCACAAAGCTCACTCATTAGTTCAGATTCAGACTCATGAAACCTATCTGAATCCGACCTACTCTTTCGAACCTAATAAGTGGCAACATCTTGCTGTGACATACAACGGTTCTAAATATCGTATCTATATTAACGGTAAAGACGGAGGTTCAAAAGACGTTGCCGGCGGACCTTGTATATTTGGTAATATGAGTTGGTTCAGTGGCGGTAGCTGGTGGAGCGGATGTAAAATCTTGGTAAGTGAAGCCCGTATCTGGTCTGTATGCCGGTCGGAAATTCAGATTCAGAACAACATGACTATCACAAGTCCAAAATCTCCGGGATTAGAAGCTTATTGGAGATTCAATGAAGGTAAAGGTAATGTATTTGAAGATGCTACCGGTAAAGGGCATACTATTACCACAACAGTCACTCCTGTGTGGATAGATAAGATTCTGTCTACAGATGAAGCTACTCCATGGAAATAA
- a CDS encoding DUF4999 domain-containing protein has protein sequence MSAMIPFFSSCSDDDSVNEWDMSYVSLLPADYLRPTPSFTLKHVEEEGIEGSVEFQFMATTQKAVTQDINVHYSVTCDGIDANKINLSAKNLLIKAGSTASEPITLSITDWKYLENTKEALEYTLKIKIADIESTSAEVTNAAYYQEIVLKISKTAEKKKESVLLTNVKDWIFTFMTGVENSASNSVAGTGTNDVATNGVPFWLTVDFKEVKNVTGVQTTHWGAGYAPSKVEIFSSENGDDWVSIGQWDTKGRTQTITFDERVKTRYLKYQMITVPSRVDITRFYIYAW, from the coding sequence ATGAGTGCAATGATCCCTTTCTTCTCATCTTGCAGCGATGATGATTCGGTCAACGAATGGGATATGAGCTATGTTTCTTTATTGCCGGCAGATTATTTGAGACCGACTCCTTCGTTTACACTAAAGCATGTGGAAGAAGAAGGTATTGAAGGCAGTGTTGAGTTTCAGTTTATGGCTACAACACAAAAAGCTGTTACCCAGGATATAAATGTACACTATAGTGTCACCTGTGATGGTATAGATGCAAACAAAATCAATCTGTCTGCCAAAAATCTGTTGATAAAAGCTGGTTCTACAGCTTCAGAACCGATTACTTTGAGCATCACAGACTGGAAGTATCTAGAAAATACCAAAGAAGCGCTTGAGTATACTCTGAAAATAAAAATCGCAGATATCGAATCAACATCGGCGGAAGTTACTAATGCAGCATACTATCAGGAAATAGTTCTGAAAATCTCTAAAACCGCAGAAAAGAAAAAGGAAAGTGTGCTACTGACCAACGTCAAAGACTGGATATTCACCTTTATGACCGGAGTAGAAAATTCGGCATCAAACTCTGTCGCAGGAACAGGAACGAATGACGTTGCTACAAATGGAGTACCTTTCTGGTTGACAGTTGACTTCAAAGAAGTTAAAAACGTCACAGGCGTTCAAACAACCCATTGGGGAGCCGGATATGCTCCTTCAAAAGTGGAAATATTCTCTTCGGAGAATGGAGATGACTGGGTATCCATCGGACAATGGGATACTAAAGGAAGAACTCAGACTATCACATTCGACGAGCGGGTTAAGACACGTTACCTGAAGTATCAGATGATTACTGTTCCCAGCCGCGTAGATATCACAAGGTTCTATATTTATGCATGGTAA
- a CDS encoding glycoside hydrolase family 20 protein, translating to MKKHHLLGVILLCSGLFSCSSGVIQQANYEVIPLPQEIKITTGSFVLNDRTSIVYPKDNKEMQQNANLLAKYIHQMSGKKLKVIDEPVTSNAIILATGLNADNAEAYQLKVTQDNVTITGTSEAGTFYGIQTLRKSLPITNKGDISLPAAEINDYPRFSYRGVHLDVSRHFFPADSVKRFIDMMALHNINRLHWHLTDDQGWRIEIKKRPELTTIGSKRSETVIGHNSGEYDGIPYSGFYTQDEAREIVKYAQERHITVIPEIDLPGHMQAALAAYPELGCTGGPYEVWKMWGVSEDVLCAGNDKTLTFIEDVLNEIIDIFPSEYIHVGGDECPKVRWEKCPKCQARIKELGLKADKGHTAEQRLQSYIINYAEQFLNGKGRQIIGWEEILEGGLAPNATVMSWRGIEGGIEAVKHKHDAIMTPSSFLYFDYYQTMDTDNEPPAIGGYVPLEKVYSYEPVPQILTPEEAKHIVGVQANLWTEYTPTYSQVEYMELPRMAALSEIQWTMPKKKEYADFLKRLPGLIAVYDINQYNYAKHIFQVKSQYIPDTEANVLNVVLSTIDNTPVYYTLDGSEPTASSNIYTDTLKIGQSCTLKAITIRPNGSSAVLKEDIKFNKATMQPITMQQPINEKYKFEGKNTLIDGLAGSRNYRTGRWIAFYQNDLEAVIDLQQETPISKAWVRTYVEIGEEILDLRELSVAVSNDGKEYKEVKSEVYPAVSKEDKNGIYTHELSFDTVQARYVKIAARPEYNIPAWHWGKGRPAFIFVDEIGLE from the coding sequence ATGAAAAAACATCATCTATTAGGAGTCATTCTTTTATGCAGTGGACTATTTTCCTGTTCTTCAGGAGTTATTCAGCAGGCAAACTACGAAGTTATTCCTCTGCCTCAGGAAATCAAAATTACGACCGGAAGCTTTGTACTAAATGACCGTACTTCCATCGTCTATCCGAAAGATAACAAAGAAATGCAGCAAAATGCAAATCTGTTGGCGAAATACATTCATCAGATGTCCGGCAAAAAGCTGAAAGTCATTGACGAGCCAGTCACTTCAAACGCAATAATCTTAGCAACAGGTCTGAATGCAGACAATGCCGAAGCATATCAACTAAAAGTAACCCAAGACAACGTAACCATCACAGGTACTTCAGAAGCAGGAACTTTTTATGGCATACAGACTTTACGGAAGTCACTCCCAATTACAAACAAAGGAGACATAAGCCTTCCTGCTGCCGAAATTAACGACTATCCACGTTTCTCCTATCGCGGAGTACATTTAGATGTTTCACGCCATTTCTTCCCGGCCGACTCTGTCAAACGCTTTATTGATATGATGGCTTTACACAATATCAACCGTCTTCACTGGCATCTGACCGATGATCAGGGATGGAGAATTGAAATCAAAAAACGTCCGGAGTTGACCACTATCGGTTCCAAACGCTCGGAGACAGTCATCGGACATAATTCTGGAGAATATGACGGCATTCCCTATAGCGGTTTTTACACACAGGATGAAGCTAGGGAGATTGTAAAATATGCACAGGAACGCCATATCACAGTAATACCGGAAATTGACCTTCCGGGACATATGCAGGCTGCGCTTGCTGCTTACCCCGAATTGGGTTGCACGGGCGGCCCCTATGAAGTATGGAAAATGTGGGGAGTATCAGAAGATGTGCTCTGTGCAGGAAATGACAAGACACTGACATTTATAGAAGATGTCCTGAATGAAATTATAGATATTTTCCCATCCGAATATATTCATGTCGGCGGTGATGAATGCCCGAAGGTACGTTGGGAGAAATGCCCGAAATGTCAGGCACGTATCAAGGAACTGGGACTAAAAGCCGATAAAGGTCACACAGCCGAACAAAGGCTTCAGAGTTATATCATTAATTATGCTGAACAGTTTCTTAACGGCAAGGGACGTCAGATCATTGGTTGGGAAGAAATACTGGAAGGAGGACTGGCACCTAATGCCACTGTGATGTCATGGAGAGGTATAGAAGGAGGAATTGAAGCAGTGAAGCATAAACATGACGCAATCATGACACCCAGTTCATTCCTGTACTTCGATTACTATCAGACCATGGATACAGACAATGAACCGCCTGCTATCGGAGGGTATGTACCTTTAGAAAAGGTATATAGCTACGAACCGGTTCCTCAGATACTCACTCCTGAAGAAGCTAAGCATATCGTGGGCGTACAAGCCAACTTATGGACGGAATATACCCCTACTTATAGTCAGGTAGAATATATGGAACTACCCCGTATGGCCGCATTATCAGAAATACAGTGGACTATGCCGAAGAAAAAAGAATATGCGGATTTCCTGAAACGATTGCCCGGACTGATCGCTGTCTATGACATCAATCAATATAACTATGCCAAACATATCTTCCAGGTAAAGTCCCAATATATACCTGATACCGAAGCCAACGTATTGAATGTTGTTTTATCTACTATTGATAATACTCCGGTCTACTATACACTTGATGGCAGTGAACCTACAGCCAGTTCCAATATATACACGGACACACTGAAAATCGGCCAAAGCTGCACACTGAAAGCAATCACTATCCGTCCCAACGGCAGTAGTGCAGTGTTGAAAGAGGATATCAAATTCAACAAAGCCACCATGCAGCCGATCACCATGCAGCAGCCCATTAATGAAAAGTATAAATTCGAAGGAAAGAATACACTCATTGACGGACTGGCAGGAAGCAGAAATTACCGTACCGGACGATGGATTGCCTTCTATCAGAACGACCTTGAAGCAGTGATTGACCTGCAACAGGAGACTCCGATAAGCAAAGCATGGGTACGCACCTACGTAGAAATAGGAGAAGAAATTCTTGATTTACGCGAACTTTCCGTAGCCGTATCAAACGATGGGAAAGAGTATAAAGAAGTAAAATCCGAAGTTTACCCCGCCGTCAGTAAGGAAGATAAGAATGGCATCTATACCCATGAACTTTCTTTCGATACAGTGCAGGCACGTTATGTAAAAATAGCAGCCCGTCCGGAATATAACATACCGGCATGGCATTGGGGTAAAGGAAGACCGGCATTTATATTCGTAGATGAAATAGGGCTGGAATAA
- a CDS encoding FecR family protein: MDESILMNYLRGGCNDEECQQVELWCEEAPENRQILEQLYYTLFVGDRMAVMDAVDTEASLTKFKSLVREKEKKAKRRSISVRWGRYASATAAFLAGLVFAGGIAWGLLSNKLSDYTVMTTGGQRAQTVLPDGSKVWLNASTKLIYRNSFWSTDRQIDLSGEAYFEVARDKHAPFIVNTKHIKTCVLGTKFNVRAREEEDRVVTTLLQGSVRMESPRTVNNGYLLKPGQTLNINTTTYQAELIEYAEPTEVLLWINGKLKFKQHSLLEITNIMEKLYDLKFVYDDESLKTERFTGEFSTDNLPDEILNVLMHTNHFSYKKEGRIIRLSKK, translated from the coding sequence ATGGATGAATCTATCTTGATGAACTACCTGAGGGGAGGATGCAATGACGAAGAATGTCAGCAGGTAGAACTATGGTGTGAAGAAGCACCGGAAAACCGACAAATACTAGAGCAGCTATATTATACCCTTTTTGTAGGCGACCGTATGGCAGTGATGGATGCTGTAGACACAGAAGCGTCACTGACGAAGTTTAAGTCGCTCGTACGTGAAAAGGAGAAAAAAGCCAAGCGAAGAAGTATATCGGTTCGATGGGGACGTTATGCGTCCGCGACAGCCGCTTTTCTGGCAGGTCTTGTTTTCGCAGGCGGAATTGCGTGGGGATTGCTTTCCAATAAACTTTCTGATTATACAGTGATGACTACCGGTGGACAGAGAGCGCAAACAGTGCTTCCGGACGGTAGTAAGGTTTGGCTGAATGCATCTACGAAGCTTATTTACCGTAACTCTTTCTGGAGTACGGATCGACAGATTGATTTGTCGGGCGAGGCTTACTTTGAAGTGGCTCGTGACAAGCATGCTCCATTCATTGTAAATACGAAGCATATTAAGACTTGTGTATTGGGTACAAAGTTTAATGTACGGGCACGTGAAGAAGAGGACAGGGTAGTGACCACTCTGTTGCAAGGTTCTGTACGAATGGAATCTCCACGAACCGTCAATAATGGCTATCTGCTGAAACCGGGACAAACGTTGAACATTAATACAACGACCTATCAGGCTGAATTAATAGAATATGCCGAGCCGACCGAAGTTCTTCTGTGGATTAACGGAAAATTGAAATTTAAGCAACATTCATTGCTGGAGATTACAAATATTATGGAGAAACTGTATGACTTGAAGTTTGTGTATGATGACGAAAGTCTGAAGACCGAACGGTTCACCGGTGAATTCTCTACTGATAATCTTCCGGACGAAATATTGAATGTATTGATGCATACAAATCACTTCAGCTATAAGAAGGAAGGACGGATTATTCGATTGTCTAAAAAATAA